A window from Peromyscus eremicus chromosome 1, PerEre_H2_v1, whole genome shotgun sequence encodes these proteins:
- the Ranbp6 gene encoding ran-binding protein 6 isoform X2: protein MAAAGSAGLPATVSEKQEFYQLLKNLINPSCMVRRQAEEVYENIPGSSSKGEGCCLHYTGTDGYRFCT from the exons ATGGCGGCGGCCGGGTCTGCAGGGTTGCCGGCGACCGTGTCGGAAAAGCAGGAGTTTTACCAGCTTCTGAAGAACCTGATCAATCCAAGCTGTATGGTGCGGAGGCAAGCAGAGGAAGTCTATGAGAATATCCCAG GATCCTCATCCAAGGGTGAGGGCTGCTGCCTGCACTACACTGGGACAGATGGCTACAGATTTTGCACCTAG
- the Ranbp6 gene encoding ran-binding protein 6 isoform X1, with the protein MAAAGSAGLPATVSEKQEFYQLLKNLINPSCMVRRQAEEVYENIPGLCKTTFLLDAVRNRRAGYEVRQMAAALLRRLLSSGFEEVYPNLPPDVQRDVKIELILAVKLETHASMRKKLCDIFAVLARNLIDEDGTNHWPEGLKFLIDSIHSKNVVLWEVALHVFWHFPGIFGNQDRHDLDIIKRLLDQCIQDQEHPAIRTLSARAAAAFVLANENNIALFKDFADLLPGILQAVNDSCYQDDDSVLESLVEIADTVPKYLGPYLEDTLQLSLKLCGDSRLSNLQRQLALEVIVTLSETATPMLKKHTNIIAQAVPHVLAMMVDLQDDEDWVNADEMEEDDFDSNAVAAESALDRLACGLGGKVVLPMTKEHIMQMLQSHDWKCRHAGLMALSAIGEGCHQQMEPILDETVNSVLLFLQDPHPRVRAAACTTLGQMATDFAPSFQKKFHEIVITALLRTMENQGNQRVQSHAASALVIFIEDCPKSLLILYLENMIKSLHSILVIKLQELIRNGTKLALEQLVTTIASVADAIEESFVPYYDIFMPSLKHVVELAVQKELKLLRGKTIECISHVGLAVGKEKFMQDASNVMQLLLKTQSDLNAMEDDDPQTSYMVSAWARMCKILGKDFQQYLPLVIEPLIKTASAKPDVALLDTQDVENMSDDDGWQFVNLGDQQSFGIKTSGLEAKATACQMLVYYAKELREGFVEYTEQVVKLMVPLLKFYFHDNVRVAAAEAMPFLLECARIRGSEYLSQMWQFICDPLIKAIGTEPDTDVLSEIMNSFAKSIEVMGDGCLNDEHLEELGGILKAKLEGHFKNQELRQVKRQEENYDQQVEMSLQDEDECDVYILTKVSDILHSLFSTYKEKILPWFEQLLPLIVNLICSSRPWPDRQWGLCIFDDIIEHCSPTSFKYVEYFRWPMLLNMRDNNPEVRQAAAYGLGVMAQFGGDDYRSLCSEAVPLLVKVIKCANSKTKKNVIATENCISAIGKIMKFKPNCVNIDEVLPHWLSWLPLHEDKEEAIQTLNFLCDLIENNHPVVIGPNNSNLPKIISIIAEGKINETISHEDPCAKRLANVVRQIQTSEELWLQCISQLDEDQQEALQELLNVA; encoded by the coding sequence ATGGCGGCGGCCGGGTCTGCAGGGTTGCCGGCGACCGTGTCGGAAAAGCAGGAGTTTTACCAGCTTCTGAAGAACCTGATCAATCCAAGCTGTATGGTGCGGAGGCAAGCAGAGGAAGTCTATGAGAATATCCCAGGTCTGTGTAAGACTACATTCCTCTTAGACGCCGTCCGAAATAGAAGAGCAGGTTATGAGGTGAGACAAATGGCTGCCGCACTGCTACGACGGCTTTTGTCCTCTGGGTTTGAGGAGGTCTATCCAAATCTGCCTCCTGATGTGCAGAGGGATGTCAAGATTGAACTGATCCTGGCTGTTAAATTAGAAACGCATGCTAGCATGAGGAAAAAGCTTTGTGATATTTTTGCGGTGCTGGCCAGGAATTTGATAGATGAGGATGGCACTAACCATTGGCCAGAAGGTCTGAAATTCCTCATTGATTCGATTCACTCTAAAAATGTGGTTCTGTGGGAAGTTGCACTTCACGTTTTCTGGCACTTTCCTGGGATTTTTGGGAACCAAGATCGCCACGATTTGGATATCATCAAGAGGTTGTTGGACCAATGTATTCAAGATCAAGAGCATCCAGCAATCAGGACATTATCTGCTAGAGCTGCAGCTGCATTTGTCCTTGCTAATGAAAACAATATTGCTCTTTTCAAAGACTTTGCAGACTTGCTTCCTGGAATCTTACAGGCTGTGAATGATTCCTGCTACCAGGATGATGATTCGGTGCTAGAATCCCTTGTTGAGATTGCAGATACTGTACCTAAGTATTTGGGTCCGTATTTAGAAGATACTCTGCAGTTGAGCCTGAAGTTATGTGGAGACTCTAGGCTTAGTAATCTGCAACGCCAGTTGGCTCTGGAAGTAATAGTGACCTTATCTGAAACTGCAACTCCGATGTTGAAAAAACATACCAATATTATTGCCCAGGCTGTGCCTCATGTGTTAGCGATGATGGTCGATCTCCAAGATGACGAGGACTGGGTAAATGCTGATGAGATGGAAGAAGATGATTTTGACAGCAATGCCGTTGCTGCTGAGAGTGCGCTAGACAGACTGGCTTGTGGACTTGGTGGAAAAGTTGTTTTGCCAATGACCAAGGAGCATATCATGCAGATGCTTCAGAGTCATGACTGGAAATGTCGACATGCTGGATTAATGGCCTTATCAGCCATCGGAGAAGGTTGCCATCAGCAAATGGAACCAATTCTAGATGAAACAGTTAACTCagttttgctttttcttcagGATCCTCATCCAAGGGTGAGGGCTGCTGCCTGCACTACACTGGGACAGATGGCTACAGATTTTGCACCTAGTTTCCAAAAGAAATTCCATGAAATAGTGATTACAGCTTTGCTGCGAACCATGGAAAATCAAGGTAATCAACGTGTGCAATCTCATGCGGCTTCTgctcttgttatttttattgagGACTGCCCCAAATCCTTGCTAAttctatatttagaaaatatgatcaaaagtCTGCATTCCATCTTGGTAATTAAACTTCAAGAGCTGATTCGGAATGGAACTAAGTTGGCCTTAGAACAACTTGTGACAACCATTGCCTCAGTTGCTGATGCAATAGAAGAAAGCTTTGTTCCATATTATGATATATTTATGCCCTCACTCAAACATGTTGTTGAGCTTGCCGTTCAAAAGGAACTCAAGCTTCTTCGGGGAAAAACTATTGAGTGCATTAGCCATGTTGGCCTTGCCGTTGGGAAGGAAAAATTTATGCAAGATGCATCGAATGTGATGCAGTTACTGTTGAAGACACAATCAGACTTAAATGCGATGGAGGATGACGACCCTCAGACTTCTTACATGGTTTCGGCATGGGCTAGAATGTGTAAAATTCTTGGAAAAGACTTTCAGCAGTATCTTCCCCTGGTTATCGAGCCTCTAATTAAGACTGCCTCAGCTAAACCTGACGTCGCTCTCTTAGACACACAAGACGTGGAGAACATGAGCGATGATGATGGCTGGCAGTTTGTAAATCTCGGAGACCAGCAGAGCTTTGGAATTAAAACTTCGGGACTCGAAGCAAAAGCAACTGCTTGCCAGATGTTGGTGTACTATGCTAAGGAGTTAAGAGAAGGGTTTGTGGAATACACAGAACAAGTTGTGAAGCTGATGGTCCCtttgttgaaattttattttcatgacaATGTTCGAGTGGCAGCTGCAGAAGCCATGCCCTTTCTCTTGGAATGTGCAAGAATTCGTGGCTCAGAGTATCTTTCACAGATGTGGCAGTTTATATGTGATCCCTTAATCAAGGCTATTGGGACTGAACCTGATACTGATGTACTTTCAGAAATAATGAATTCTTTTGCCAAGTCCATTGAGGTAATGGGGGATGGTTGTCTTAATGATGAACACTtggaagaactgggaggaattTTGAAGGCAAAACTTGAAGGGCACTTTAAAAACCAAGAGTTGCGGCAAGTAAAAAGGCAAGAAGAAAATTATGACCAACAGGTTGAAATGTCTCTTCAAGACGAGGATGAATGTGATGTTTACATTCTGACCAAAGTATCAGATATTCTACACTCATTATTTAGCACTTACAAGGAAAAGATTTTGCCATGGTTTGAACAGCTACTTCCACTAATTGTGAATCTAATTTGTTCAAGTAGGCCATGGCCAGACCGACAGTGGGGATTGTGCATATTTGATGATATCATAGAGCACTGCAGTCCAACCTCATTCAAATATGTTGAGTATTTTCGGTGGCCGATGCTACTCAATATGCGAGATAACAACCCCGAAGTCAGGCAAGCTGCTGCTTATGGATTGGGCGTCATGGCACAGTTTGGTGGAGATGATTATCGTTCTTTATGTTCAGAAGCTGTTCCACTGTTGGTAAAGGTTATTAAGTGTGCAAattccaaaaccaaaaaaaatgtcATTGCTACAGAAAACTGTATCTCAGCAATAGGAAAGATTATGAAGTTCAAGCCCAATTGTGTAAACATAGATGAAGTCCTCCCACACTGGCTGTCATGGCTTCCGCTGCATGAAGATAAAGAAGAAGCTATTCAGACTTTGAATTTTCTCTGTGACCTAATTGAAAATAACCACCCAGTTGTGATTGGTCCTAATAATTCCAATCTCCCAAAAATCATCAGTATAATTGCAGAAGGAAAAATTAATGAGACTATTAGCCATGAAGACCCCTGTGCCAAACGCCTAGCTAATGTTGTTCGGCAGATACAGACTTCTGAAGAATTATGGTTGCAGTGCATATCCCAACTTGATGAAGATCAGCAGGAAGctttacaagaattactcaacgTTGCTTGA